One segment of Ignavibacteria bacterium DNA contains the following:
- a CDS encoding cysteine desulfurase has translation MIYADYAATTPVDKRVIDAMMPYLTDVFYNAASSHAAGMQAQHAVMKSRMEIAGHIGARMNEIVFTSGATEAINLAVLGAARAARSEGGSGRTTIVTAHAEHAAVRDTAEYCAEHGFDVIWLPVDADGRIDLAAAALLINTSTILVSVMAVNNETGVMQDLKAISALAHARGALFMTDATQAYGKLPLNVDELGIDLMTFSAHKIYGPKGVGALFTRARKEQTCVLEPLMYGGGQERGMRSGTLNVPGIVGLATAGTIALAEHAEESARIRAYRDRFEQAMLTLPNVSINGSSAERGYNISNVCFHGVDADRLLIGMPHVACSKGSACSSAKPKPSPVLTAMGRSEADAHSSLRFSFGRFTTEADVDRLINDIMTVMTNMTL, from the coding sequence ATGATCTACGCCGACTATGCCGCAACAACACCTGTTGACAAACGGGTGATCGATGCGATGATGCCGTATCTGACGGATGTGTTCTACAATGCGGCCAGCTCACACGCTGCTGGTATGCAGGCGCAGCACGCCGTGATGAAGAGTCGCATGGAGATCGCCGGTCACATCGGCGCGCGCATGAATGAGATCGTTTTCACGTCGGGCGCTACCGAGGCGATCAATCTGGCCGTATTGGGCGCTGCCCGTGCAGCTCGATCCGAAGGTGGCAGCGGACGCACAACGATCGTCACCGCCCATGCGGAACATGCGGCAGTGCGTGATACGGCTGAATACTGCGCTGAGCACGGGTTCGATGTGATATGGCTTCCTGTTGACGCGGACGGTCGCATCGATCTTGCTGCGGCAGCTCTGCTCATCAATACGTCTACGATCCTTGTGAGCGTGATGGCGGTGAATAATGAGACCGGGGTGATGCAGGACCTGAAGGCCATCTCGGCTCTGGCTCACGCTCGGGGTGCATTGTTTATGACCGATGCCACGCAGGCCTATGGGAAGTTGCCGCTGAATGTGGACGAATTGGGTATCGACCTCATGACGTTCTCCGCCCACAAGATATACGGCCCTAAGGGCGTGGGCGCGCTCTTCACACGTGCCCGCAAGGAGCAAACGTGTGTGCTGGAGCCCCTTATGTACGGAGGCGGACAAGAACGTGGCATGCGCAGCGGCACTCTGAATGTTCCTGGCATTGTTGGCCTCGCAACCGCAGGCACCATCGCCTTGGCAGAACACGCCGAAGAGTCGGCACGGATCCGCGCATACCGAGATCGGTTCGAACAGGCGATGCTAACACTGCCCAACGTATCGATCAACGGTTCCAGCGCTGAGCGCGGATACAACATCAGCAATGTGTGCTTCCATGGAGTTGATGCAGACAGACTCCTGATCGGCATGCCCCACGTTGCGTGCAGCAAGGGCAGCGCCTGCTCAAGTGCCAAACCTAAACCATCACCCGTCCTCACTGCCATGGGTCGGTCAGAAGCCGATGCCCATAGCTCCCTGCGATTCTCATTCGGCCGTTTTACAACAGAAGCCGATGTGGATCGACTTATCAATGACATTATGACTGTTATGACAAATATGACGTTATGA
- a CDS encoding AAA family ATPase, translating to MLDTALVEDLAKRISAVKREIGKVIVGQHDVVDQLLISLFARGHCLLVGVPGLAKTLLVRTLAESLHLTYSRVQFTPDLMPGDITGTEVIEDNRSTGQKSFRFVKGPVFANIVLADEINRTPPKTQAALLEAMQEHSVTAAGTTYHLEEPFFVLATQNPIEQEGTYPLPEAQLDRFMFNLRLDYPSYSEEVDVVRSTTSGTNAKVEKVMDAADIIAFQDLVRRIPVADNVVEHAVKLVRSTRPVADSPKIVKDFVGYGAGPRASQYLVLGAKSRAALTGRFTPSIEDVNSVAASVLRHRLVTNFSAEAEGVSSDRIVEELIRSI from the coding sequence ATGCTAGACACCGCCCTCGTTGAAGATCTTGCCAAACGTATCTCTGCTGTGAAGCGTGAGATAGGGAAGGTGATCGTTGGACAACATGATGTTGTGGACCAACTTCTCATTTCGCTCTTTGCCCGCGGACATTGCCTTCTGGTAGGTGTGCCGGGTCTTGCAAAGACGTTGCTGGTGCGGACACTCGCAGAGTCACTCCACCTAACGTATTCCCGCGTGCAGTTCACACCGGATCTTATGCCGGGAGATATCACCGGTACGGAGGTGATCGAAGACAATCGCAGCACCGGACAGAAATCCTTCCGATTTGTGAAGGGGCCTGTGTTTGCCAATATCGTGCTCGCTGATGAGATCAACCGCACACCGCCGAAGACGCAGGCTGCGCTACTCGAAGCCATGCAGGAGCATAGTGTAACAGCAGCAGGCACTACGTATCATCTGGAAGAGCCGTTCTTTGTGCTTGCCACACAGAACCCGATCGAACAAGAAGGAACGTATCCGCTTCCGGAAGCACAGCTGGACCGGTTCATGTTCAACCTCCGACTCGATTATCCGTCGTATTCGGAAGAAGTGGATGTGGTGCGTAGCACTACTTCCGGAACGAATGCCAAGGTAGAGAAGGTGATGGACGCTGCAGATATCATCGCCTTCCAAGATCTTGTGCGACGGATCCCTGTTGCCGACAACGTGGTGGAACATGCGGTGAAGCTCGTACGCTCAACTCGCCCCGTTGCAGATAGTCCAAAGATCGTGAAGGACTTTGTGGGCTATGGTGCCGGACCCCGTGCGTCGCAGTATCTGGTGCTCGGCGCTAAAAGTAGAGCCGCACTGACCGGACGTTTCACTCCGAGCATCGAAGATGTGAATTCCGTTGCCGCCAGCGTCCTGCGTCATCGCCTGGTAACGAACTTCAGCGCAGAAGCCGAAGGTGTGAGCTCCGATCGCATCGTGGAAGAACTCATCCGATCCATCTAA
- the der gene encoding ribosome biogenesis GTPase Der — translation MGLVAIVGRPNVGKSTLFNRIIEERHAIVEGEPGVTRDRLYAKAQWSGKTFSIIDTGGIVPDSVDVFEKAIREQAVLAIEEADVIIFLVDGRDGLTPIDSEIGGMLRSSGKSVVLVVNKCDNAQFDLNASEFYALGLGDPYPISALNGRSTGDFLDVVVEDLKDDGDDEDTRLKIAVVGRPNVGKSSLTNALLGKERMVVTPIAGTTRDAIDSVMTYYGEQIVLIDTAGLRRKSHIKESIELYSTMRTSRAIDRCDVAIVVVDATQGLETQDKRIINEVEVARKGIIIALNKWDLIEKDTMTADAFIKKIYDELPTLDYVPIVTISALTHQRITKLVEMSKAIQARRCVRIPTHELNEELMAMLERTPPPSVKARDLRINYVTQVKTQPPLFAFFLNFPELLPDAYKRFIERQLRKLHDFEGVPISFVFRKKNAKQE, via the coding sequence ATGGGTTTAGTAGCTATCGTCGGTCGACCTAACGTCGGCAAGTCAACTCTGTTCAATCGCATCATCGAGGAGCGCCACGCAATTGTGGAAGGCGAACCTGGGGTGACGCGCGACCGTCTGTATGCCAAGGCACAGTGGAGCGGGAAAACATTCAGCATCATTGATACCGGCGGCATCGTGCCGGACAGCGTAGACGTGTTCGAGAAGGCCATCCGTGAACAAGCAGTGCTTGCGATCGAAGAAGCCGACGTGATCATCTTCCTCGTTGACGGAAGAGACGGCCTCACACCTATCGACTCTGAGATAGGGGGCATGCTTCGCTCCTCCGGAAAGTCGGTGGTGCTGGTGGTGAACAAATGCGACAATGCGCAGTTCGACCTCAACGCTTCAGAATTCTATGCCCTTGGTCTTGGTGATCCGTATCCGATCTCCGCTCTCAACGGACGCAGCACGGGGGACTTCCTCGATGTTGTTGTTGAGGATCTGAAGGACGACGGCGATGATGAAGACACTCGACTGAAGATCGCCGTTGTTGGTCGTCCGAATGTTGGCAAGAGCTCACTCACGAATGCATTGCTCGGAAAAGAGCGAATGGTTGTGACGCCGATCGCGGGTACAACACGTGATGCCATCGACAGTGTGATGACCTACTACGGTGAGCAGATCGTGCTAATCGATACTGCCGGACTTCGCCGGAAGAGTCACATCAAGGAAAGTATTGAGCTGTACAGCACGATGCGCACAAGCCGTGCCATCGACCGTTGTGATGTAGCGATTGTTGTTGTTGATGCTACGCAGGGTCTGGAAACACAGGACAAGCGGATCATTAACGAAGTAGAAGTCGCTCGCAAGGGCATCATCATCGCTCTCAACAAGTGGGACCTCATCGAAAAGGATACGATGACGGCCGATGCCTTCATCAAGAAGATCTACGATGAGCTGCCTACGCTGGACTATGTGCCGATCGTTACGATCTCTGCGCTTACCCACCAGCGGATCACGAAACTCGTCGAAATGTCCAAGGCCATCCAAGCCCGTCGATGCGTGCGTATCCCAACGCACGAACTCAACGAAGAACTCATGGCCATGCTCGAGCGCACTCCGCCTCCAAGCGTCAAAGCGCGCGACCTGCGCATCAACTACGTTACTCAGGTAAAGACGCAACCGCCTCTTTTTGCCTTCTTCCTCAACTTCCCTGAGCTCCTCCCTGATGCGTACAAGCGCTTCATCGAACGTCAGCTCCGCAAACTCCACGACTTCGAAGGCGTGCCGATCAGCTTTGTGTTCAGGAAGAAAAACGCCAAACAAGAATAG
- a CDS encoding sulfite exporter TauE/SafE family protein, whose translation MIVVLYVIAALIGISLGLIGAGGAIVAVPAFVYIGGIDPNLADGYALFIVAVASAVAVIMQGRNNLIDWKAVLAFGSSTIITLVVVRYYLDKFVPQNIQMIIFGVVLLIAAVGMLRKSETPDTATSSKPSLLALYGIIVGVFSGLLGVGGGFLMTPALVLWAGLDMKRAVATSLVLISINSFAGVATDMVDGLQYDWMLVFTFTAITTAGIIIGTILSRRIDGSKLKAGFGWFVSIIGVAVLLRELLY comes from the coding sequence ATGATCGTTGTCCTCTATGTGATCGCCGCACTCATCGGCATCTCACTCGGACTTATCGGAGCCGGGGGCGCTATCGTTGCGGTCCCAGCCTTTGTCTATATCGGCGGAATAGACCCCAACCTTGCCGATGGCTACGCTCTCTTTATTGTGGCCGTAGCATCTGCTGTTGCCGTCATCATGCAGGGCAGGAACAACCTCATTGATTGGAAGGCTGTACTTGCCTTTGGTTCTAGCACGATCATTACACTTGTTGTTGTACGGTACTACCTCGACAAGTTCGTGCCGCAGAACATTCAGATGATCATCTTCGGTGTTGTGCTCTTGATTGCCGCTGTCGGCATGCTGCGCAAGTCCGAAACACCGGATACCGCCACATCGAGCAAGCCCTCGCTTCTAGCATTGTATGGGATCATCGTGGGCGTGTTCTCGGGTCTTCTTGGTGTTGGAGGGGGCTTCTTGATGACTCCTGCCCTAGTCCTTTGGGCTGGTCTGGATATGAAACGTGCGGTTGCAACCTCTCTAGTTCTCATCAGCATCAACAGCTTTGCCGGTGTTGCAACAGACATGGTAGACGGACTCCAGTACGATTGGATGCTCGTGTTTACATTCACCGCCATAACAACTGCGGGCATCATCATTGGCACCATCCTCTCCCGTCGTATTGACGGGTCAAAACTCAAGGCCGGCTTCGGATGGTTTGTTTCAATCATTGGTGTGGCCGTGCTACTTCGCGAACTGCTCTACTGA
- the trxA gene encoding thioredoxin yields MVKPSFDELINQTDKPVLVDFWAEWCGPCHAVAPTIEQIAKDYKGRALVVKINVDNSPKLAAQFSIQSIPTLMLFDHGKAVWRQAGVQPYSAIAQQLDRFAVSA; encoded by the coding sequence ATGGTAAAACCTTCATTCGATGAACTCATCAACCAGACCGACAAGCCTGTGCTTGTTGACTTCTGGGCTGAGTGGTGCGGACCGTGTCACGCCGTGGCACCCACCATTGAGCAGATCGCAAAAGATTATAAGGGGCGAGCCCTGGTTGTAAAGATCAACGTTGACAACAGTCCAAAGCTCGCAGCACAGTTCAGCATTCAGAGCATTCCAACGCTGATGCTCTTCGATCACGGCAAGGCCGTGTGGCGTCAGGCCGGCGTGCAACCCTATAGTGCGATAGCGCAACAGCTCGATCGGTTCGCGGTCTCCGCATGA
- a CDS encoding rhodanese-like domain-containing protein, whose protein sequence is MINEISTADLHARLDAGENIMLLDVRQPEEFAEQHIPNSILIPLGELPDRVDELEDYRDKEIVVICRSGNRSGQACMFLTMSGFANVVNMRGGMLSW, encoded by the coding sequence ATGATCAACGAGATCAGTACGGCAGATCTGCATGCTCGACTCGATGCAGGAGAGAACATCATGTTGCTCGATGTTCGTCAGCCCGAGGAGTTTGCAGAACAACATATTCCAAACTCCATCCTCATCCCGCTTGGTGAACTTCCTGATCGTGTTGACGAACTTGAAGACTACCGCGATAAAGAGATCGTTGTGATCTGCAGGTCCGGCAACAGAAGCGGTCAAGCATGCATGTTCCTCACCATGAGCGGTTTTGCAAACGTGGTAAACATGCGCGGAGGAATGCTGTCATGGTAA
- a CDS encoding MBL fold metallo-hydrolase, giving the protein MFFKQIYETGLAHASYMVGCQKTGECLVIDAKRDIDTYIEIARQERLTITHLAETHIHADFLSGTRELADVTGAMMYLSDEGGDEWQYEFDHVGMKDKDSFMVGNIKVEVMHTPGHTPEHISFLVTDTPAIADVPIMMFTGDFVFVGDIGRPDLLEKAAGYRGTMEIGARQMWESLKKFKALPDHIQVHPAHGAGSACGKALGAIPSSTVGYEKLVNWALRHTNEEEFVQDLLSGQPEPPYYFAMMKKLNKVVRPLLPSVPELRRFTLGELNEALQANRHIVDTRSKVSFAGGHIPRSINIQNNKAFSTWAGWMLNYEEPFVLIAAEDQLDDITRKLMRIGLDNVAGYYPNVSDWVDAGNDLMELPQIHLDELSSSLNDPNVVVLDVRGVSEHEAGHIPGAWNIHAGYLRNSIGEIPRDKTVVIACQGGDRSSVAASMLQREGFTNIKNFPLGFGGWQAAGAPIEKEVLA; this is encoded by the coding sequence ATGTTCTTCAAACAGATCTACGAAACCGGCTTGGCACATGCCTCCTATATGGTGGGCTGCCAGAAGACCGGTGAGTGTTTGGTGATCGACGCTAAGCGCGACATCGACACGTACATTGAGATCGCTCGTCAGGAGCGGCTCACCATCACCCACCTGGCGGAAACGCACATCCATGCAGACTTCCTGAGCGGTACCAGAGAACTGGCAGACGTTACGGGAGCTATGATGTACCTCTCCGATGAAGGGGGCGATGAGTGGCAATACGAGTTTGACCACGTTGGGATGAAGGACAAGGACTCCTTCATGGTGGGCAACATCAAGGTGGAAGTGATGCACACGCCGGGCCATACGCCGGAGCATATCTCCTTCCTTGTTACGGATACGCCGGCCATTGCAGACGTACCGATCATGATGTTCACCGGCGACTTCGTCTTTGTAGGTGATATCGGACGTCCGGACCTTCTTGAAAAGGCAGCCGGATATCGCGGTACCATGGAGATCGGCGCACGACAAATGTGGGAGTCCCTCAAGAAGTTCAAGGCATTGCCGGACCACATTCAGGTACACCCTGCACACGGCGCTGGGTCGGCTTGTGGCAAGGCATTGGGTGCTATCCCATCTTCAACGGTTGGATATGAGAAACTCGTGAACTGGGCACTTCGGCATACCAACGAGGAAGAGTTCGTTCAGGACCTTCTGTCGGGTCAACCAGAGCCCCCTTACTACTTCGCCATGATGAAGAAGTTGAACAAGGTTGTTCGACCGCTTCTTCCATCGGTGCCGGAGCTACGTCGGTTCACGCTTGGTGAGTTGAACGAAGCACTACAGGCGAATCGACACATCGTTGATACGCGTTCCAAGGTTTCGTTTGCCGGCGGACACATTCCTCGGTCGATCAACATCCAGAACAACAAGGCCTTCTCTACATGGGCCGGCTGGATGCTGAACTACGAAGAGCCGTTTGTGCTTATCGCAGCAGAGGATCAGCTTGATGACATCACGCGCAAACTCATGCGCATCGGACTCGACAACGTTGCCGGATACTACCCGAACGTTTCGGACTGGGTAGATGCAGGGAATGATCTGATGGAGTTGCCACAGATCCATCTCGATGAACTCAGTTCAAGCTTGAACGATCCGAATGTTGTGGTGCTCGACGTACGCGGTGTGTCTGAACACGAGGCCGGACATATTCCCGGTGCGTGGAACATCCACGCCGGATATCTGCGCAATAGTATCGGCGAGATACCGCGCGATAAGACCGTTGTGATTGCATGTCAGGGCGGTGATCGTTCAAGTGTTGCCGCGAGCATGTTGCAGCGCGAAGGATTCACCAACATCAAGAACTTCCCACTCGGATTCGGCGGCTGGCAAGCTGCTGGTGCGCCGATCGAAAAAGAGGTGCTCGCATGA
- a CDS encoding Crp/Fnr family transcriptional regulator produces MDTQKTDVLATEFPAIFQFLDGVATHRMKLEKGTYVFREHEGCGRIGFVLSGSIRVVKEHDSGRNITLYRIGPGDSCILSMSCALSNPIHQASAIVEEDAEVLTVSTEDFRTLIERSHDARDYVFSIFATRLTDVMLLVEEIVFHRMDQRLAGILIENSARHHTDTVVATHEQLAEEAGTAREVVTRILRDFSARGLVEVHRGSVKITDRKGLLLVC; encoded by the coding sequence ATGGACACACAGAAGACCGACGTACTCGCAACGGAATTCCCCGCGATCTTCCAATTCCTCGACGGCGTGGCAACACACCGTATGAAGCTCGAGAAGGGCACCTATGTCTTTCGAGAACATGAGGGGTGCGGTCGGATCGGCTTTGTCCTCTCGGGATCTATCCGCGTGGTGAAGGAACACGACTCGGGAAGGAACATCACGCTCTATCGCATCGGACCGGGAGATTCCTGCATCCTTTCGATGTCGTGCGCTCTCTCCAATCCCATCCATCAAGCAAGCGCCATCGTTGAGGAGGATGCCGAGGTTCTCACCGTTTCTACCGAGGACTTCCGCACTCTCATCGAACGCTCGCACGATGCACGCGACTATGTCTTCAGCATCTTCGCCACTCGCCTGACCGATGTGATGCTCCTCGTGGAAGAGATCGTCTTCCATCGCATGGACCAACGTCTGGCCGGCATCTTGATCGAGAACTCTGCCCGACACCACACGGACACCGTGGTGGCCACCCACGAACAACTGGCAGAAGAGGCCGGCACCGCCCGCGAAGTTGTTACGCGCATCCTCCGCGACTTCTCAGCACGGGGCCTGGTTGAAGTCCACCGCGGATCTGTGAAGATCACGGATAGGAAGGGGTTGTTGCTAGTGTGCTAG
- a CDS encoding sigma-70 family RNA polymerase sigma factor, with protein MVHSPTAAAEVEVVVDRSELYRHLTRRYAGALPDDVHEAVQYAVVVAYETSVMREPPYNLQAYVTTVANRVMSRHAANARRFVHPERDGMDGWSPFEDRDSPLVTTEDHETTVDAGRVIGAMPETYAEVLRKHYMLGLPLEEIARQEGVSGECIRKRHERALRYARKLFL; from the coding sequence TTGGTGCATTCTCCAACAGCAGCAGCGGAGGTTGAGGTGGTGGTTGATCGAAGTGAACTGTACAGGCATTTGACGCGGCGGTATGCGGGGGCATTGCCGGACGACGTTCATGAAGCCGTTCAATACGCCGTGGTGGTGGCGTATGAGACATCCGTGATGCGCGAACCACCGTACAACCTGCAGGCCTACGTTACCACGGTGGCCAACAGAGTGATGTCGAGGCACGCAGCAAATGCCAGGCGCTTCGTCCATCCCGAACGTGATGGCATGGACGGCTGGTCGCCCTTTGAGGACAGGGATTCGCCCCTTGTCACCACAGAAGACCACGAAACCACCGTTGATGCCGGACGAGTCATAGGCGCAATGCCAGAGACCTATGCCGAGGTTCTCCGCAAACACTACATGCTAGGACTCCCCCTGGAAGAGATCGCCCGACAAGAAGGCGTCTCCGGCGAATGCATCCGCAAGCGGCATGAGCGGGCGTTAAGGTATGCGAGGAAGTTATTCCTTTGA
- a CDS encoding DUF1684 domain-containing protein: protein MILRSLIIGLVAIALLVSCEEEDSMSLDGFDEQEILDARKAKAEEFPNVTFYEPDADYAVDAVFVPAARVDTFTMQTTTSELRRAMRVGTFRFDVENKGLSLVAYQFVDGERDSYFVPFTDRTNGETTYKAGRYLDIKVLDNDSAYVIDFNMAYNPYCAYDNNYSCPIVPKENDLSVAIKAGEKK from the coding sequence ATGATCCTGCGCTCGCTCATCATCGGCCTTGTAGCCATTGCCCTTCTCGTTTCATGCGAGGAAGAAGACTCTATGTCCCTCGACGGATTCGACGAACAAGAGATCCTCGACGCACGCAAGGCAAAAGCCGAGGAGTTCCCCAACGTCACATTCTACGAGCCGGATGCAGACTACGCCGTAGATGCAGTGTTCGTCCCCGCAGCACGGGTAGACACGTTCACCATGCAGACAACTACCAGCGAGCTCCGTCGGGCCATGCGCGTTGGAACATTTCGCTTCGATGTAGAGAATAAGGGGCTTTCCCTTGTTGCCTATCAGTTCGTTGACGGAGAGCGCGACAGCTACTTTGTGCCGTTTACGGATAGAACCAATGGGGAAACAACGTACAAGGCCGGACGGTATCTGGACATCAAGGTTCTGGATAACGATTCAGCGTACGTGATCGACTTCAACATGGCCTACAATCCGTACTGCGCATACGACAACAACTACTCATGCCCTATCGTACCGAAAGAGAACGATCTCTCCGTTGCGATCAAGGCAGGAGAGAAGAAGTGA
- a CDS encoding dCTP deaminase: MILTDAEILAHMDKGTIKIEPFDPSCLGSNSYDVHLGRMLAEYVDRELDAKKHNRIELYPIPDEGIVLEPDRLYLGVTEEYTETHAHVPFLEGKSSVGRLGIDIHATAGKGDIGFCNFWTLEISVKQPVRVYAGMPIGQLIYFAVEGTVINPYNAKSSAKYNDRTNAPVESMMWKNFPIDQQK, from the coding sequence ATGATTCTTACCGACGCAGAGATCCTCGCCCATATGGACAAGGGAACGATCAAGATCGAGCCGTTCGATCCCTCGTGCCTTGGTTCCAATTCGTACGATGTGCACCTTGGTCGCATGCTTGCTGAGTATGTGGACCGTGAACTTGATGCGAAGAAGCATAATCGCATTGAGCTCTATCCGATCCCTGATGAGGGCATCGTGCTGGAGCCGGATAGGTTGTATTTGGGTGTGACGGAGGAATACACCGAGACTCATGCCCATGTGCCGTTTCTTGAAGGCAAATCGAGCGTTGGACGTCTCGGAATTGACATCCATGCTACGGCCGGCAAGGGCGACATTGGCTTCTGCAATTTCTGGACGTTGGAGATCAGTGTGAAGCAGCCGGTGCGTGTCTATGCAGGCATGCCGATCGGACAACTCATCTACTTCGCTGTAGAAGGCACGGTGATCAATCCGTATAACGCAAAGTCATCGGCAAAGTATAACGACCGAACTAACGCTCCCGTAGAGTCGATGATGTGGAAGAACTTCCCGATCGATCAACAGAAATGA
- a CDS encoding ATP-binding protein has translation MIDRIVHRTVEEALARQAAVALVGPRQVGKTTLALAVGRQHEAIYLDLENSADRAKLSDPRDFLIPNANRLVILDEVHRVPELFAQLRGIIDEGRREGFGKGRFLLLGSASVDLLQQCSESLAGRIAYVEMTTLGPLEVISEPLDKLWLRGGFPDSFLARTNKESLAWRTDLIRTFLERDVAMFAPRVPAETMRRLWSMLAHGHSTMLNASIIARSLEVSSPTVQRYVDLLVDLLLVRRLQPYTLSIGKRLVRTPKVYIRDSGLLHALLNIGERDDLMGHPVVGASWEGFVIESLLSVAPERTVAGFYRTSAGAEVDLVLELPGGRRWALEIKRSVTAKPSRGFYQSLDDLKPDRSIIVHSGTDAYAMGNGVEVIGFVELSRELMRM, from the coding sequence ATAATTGATCGCATTGTACATCGAACGGTTGAAGAAGCCCTTGCTCGTCAAGCCGCGGTTGCCTTGGTTGGACCGCGCCAGGTGGGCAAAACAACCTTGGCGTTAGCTGTTGGACGGCAACACGAGGCGATCTATCTGGACCTCGAAAACAGCGCAGACCGTGCCAAGCTGAGCGACCCTCGCGACTTCCTGATACCGAATGCAAACAGGCTTGTGATTCTCGATGAGGTTCACAGAGTGCCTGAACTCTTTGCACAGTTGCGTGGCATCATTGACGAGGGACGCAGGGAAGGATTCGGTAAGGGGCGATTTCTTCTGCTTGGGTCGGCTTCGGTGGATCTGCTGCAACAGTGCAGTGAGAGTCTGGCCGGACGTATAGCATACGTCGAGATGACAACGCTGGGACCGCTCGAGGTGATTTCAGAGCCATTGGATAAGCTCTGGCTCCGGGGAGGATTCCCCGATAGTTTTCTTGCTCGTACGAATAAGGAAAGTCTAGCGTGGCGAACAGACCTCATCCGCACGTTCCTCGAACGTGATGTGGCAATGTTCGCTCCTCGAGTACCGGCCGAAACGATGCGACGACTATGGAGTATGCTTGCGCACGGACATTCAACAATGTTGAATGCGTCAATCATCGCACGCAGTCTCGAAGTGAGCTCCCCAACCGTGCAGCGGTACGTTGATCTGCTTGTAGACTTGCTTCTTGTACGTCGACTTCAACCGTACACATTGAGCATTGGCAAAAGACTGGTCCGCACTCCAAAGGTCTACATTCGAGATTCCGGACTCTTGCATGCGCTTTTGAATATCGGCGAACGTGATGATCTGATGGGCCATCCTGTAGTAGGGGCTAGCTGGGAAGGCTTCGTGATCGAGTCGCTTCTATCGGTCGCACCTGAGAGGACAGTGGCTGGATTCTATCGTACATCTGCCGGTGCTGAAGTAGATCTCGTACTTGAGTTGCCCGGAGGTCGTCGATGGGCCCTTGAAATCAAACGCTCAGTAACAGCAAAGCCGTCACGCGGATTCTATCAGTCGTTAGATGATCTCAAGCCAGATCGTTCCATCATCGTCCACTCAGGAACGGACGCGTATGCTATGGGCAATGGCGTTGAGGTGATAGGATTCGTGGAACTCAGTCGCGAGCTGATGCGGATGTAG
- a CDS encoding glycosyltransferase family 2 protein, translating into MINDKKIVVVLPAYNAAKTLEITYREIPFDIVDDVVLVDDHSRDDTSEVARGLGITHVIRHDNNRGYGGNQKTCYSTALALGADIVIMLHPDYQYTPKLIPVMSWMIANDVYPVVLGSRILGNGARKGGMPLYKYIANRGLTLIQNMLVGQKLSEYHTGYRAFSRTVLESINIEANSDDFVFDNQMLSQIIMQDFPIGEVTCPTKYFDDASSINFRRSTIYGFGVLWTSVQHRLHKMGIVKNGRYGSTSASARD; encoded by the coding sequence ATGATCAACGATAAGAAGATCGTTGTTGTTCTCCCGGCGTATAATGCCGCCAAGACACTGGAGATCACCTATCGCGAGATCCCGTTCGACATCGTGGATGATGTTGTGCTTGTGGACGATCATTCTCGTGACGACACATCAGAAGTTGCTAGGGGGCTTGGCATCACCCACGTGATCCGTCACGACAACAACCGTGGTTACGGCGGCAATCAGAAGACCTGTTACAGCACTGCTCTTGCTCTTGGTGCAGACATCGTGATCATGTTGCATCCCGACTATCAATACACACCCAAGCTCATCCCCGTGATGAGTTGGATGATCGCCAACGATGTATATCCCGTTGTGTTAGGTAGTAGGATCCTTGGCAACGGCGCTCGCAAGGGCGGCATGCCCTTGTACAAGTACATCGCCAACCGCGGACTCACACTCATTCAGAACATGTTGGTGGGTCAGAAGCTCAGTGAGTACCACACAGGGTATCGTGCTTTTTCGAGGACCGTGTTAGAGTCGATCAACATCGAAGCAAACTCCGACGACTTCGTCTTCGACAACCAGATGTTGTCGCAGATCATCATGCAGGACTTCCCCATCGGCGAAGTAACCTGTCCAACCAAATACTTCGACGACGCCTCCTCCATCAACTTCCGTCGCAGCACCATCTACGGTTTCGGCGTGTTATGGACCAGCGTGCAGCATAGACTGCACAAGATGGGGATCGTGAAGAATGGGCGGTATGGATCTACATCCGCATCAGCTCGCGACTGA